From a single Micromonospora carbonacea genomic region:
- a CDS encoding copper resistance CopC family protein — MRRPPPVPGRFVSGLLAVVLAAAVAVLGAAPPAAAHGTLAMSTPAVGATVGEPLATVQLYFTERVADNAYFAVTAPNGGRVDNGWTHGSPAPLDKPVREYLLVDGKFEPREYATGFPAVVKLAHLPAAGQYTVSYLSVASDGEPVRGTMSFRYTGRVTAAPQGWRAPTAGPDPALVAAAEQHATSGHGAPQSSNGPATPAASPAAPGAASVAAAPVEAEDTGGPGWPGVVAVVVVVVVAAAGVVAWRWRAARAGGPGPTPRWPWARPRPAGRAARRAPAARAAGRRKPAGPTPRPAARGGGPRRGPVAPGEASEDPPANGPRLGDRGLALLVGGLVVALVAGFGLGRVGAGDGRAATAAVGGSPATGRPVAAGDGHQHAPGAGAHTHPGDGDPAQAQVTGTTVSAGGYTLKPVTRSQPAGVNADYRFRIVGVDGQPETRFAVVHDKPLHLVVVGRDLGGYQHLHPTMAADGTWSVPLALERAGGYRVYADFATTAADGTARPLVLGVDHQVPGAHTPAPLPAATPRATTGPFEVEMVGAPTVGATVPLSFRVGRAGGPAPTLERYLGAYGHLVVVREGDLGYVHVHPDQELVDGAARFWLTAPGPSRYRAFFDFQVDGKVHTAEFTLDLG; from the coding sequence ATGCGTCGTCCCCCTCCGGTCCCCGGCCGCTTCGTCTCGGGCCTGCTCGCCGTCGTCCTCGCCGCGGCGGTCGCCGTCCTCGGAGCCGCCCCGCCCGCCGCCGCGCACGGCACCCTGGCCATGTCCACGCCGGCGGTCGGCGCCACGGTCGGCGAGCCACTGGCGACCGTGCAGCTCTACTTCACCGAGCGGGTCGCCGACAACGCGTACTTCGCGGTCACCGCGCCGAACGGCGGCCGGGTCGACAACGGCTGGACGCACGGGTCGCCCGCTCCCCTGGACAAGCCGGTGCGCGAGTACCTGCTCGTCGACGGCAAGTTCGAGCCGCGCGAGTACGCCACCGGTTTCCCGGCGGTGGTGAAGCTGGCGCACCTGCCGGCGGCGGGCCAGTACACGGTGAGCTACCTGTCGGTGGCCTCCGACGGCGAGCCGGTGCGGGGCACGATGAGCTTCCGCTACACCGGTCGGGTCACGGCCGCCCCACAGGGCTGGCGTGCGCCGACCGCGGGACCGGACCCGGCGCTCGTCGCCGCCGCCGAGCAGCACGCGACGTCCGGGCACGGCGCGCCCCAGTCCTCGAACGGACCGGCCACGCCGGCCGCGTCGCCCGCAGCCCCGGGCGCGGCCTCCGTCGCAGCGGCCCCCGTCGAGGCCGAGGACACCGGCGGGCCCGGTTGGCCCGGCGTCGTCGCCGTGGTGGTCGTGGTGGTCGTGGCGGCGGCCGGCGTCGTCGCCTGGCGGTGGCGCGCCGCGCGGGCCGGCGGTCCGGGCCCGACGCCCCGCTGGCCGTGGGCCCGCCCGCGCCCCGCCGGCCGGGCGGCGCGCCGCGCCCCGGCCGCGCGGGCGGCGGGACGCCGCAAGCCCGCCGGCCCGACCCCACGCCCGGCGGCCCGCGGCGGCGGCCCCCGACGCGGCCCGGTCGCCCCGGGCGAGGCGTCCGAGGACCCGCCGGCCAACGGGCCCCGGCTCGGCGACCGGGGCCTCGCCCTGCTCGTCGGGGGACTGGTGGTCGCCCTGGTGGCCGGCTTCGGGCTCGGCCGCGTCGGCGCCGGCGACGGGCGGGCCGCCACGGCGGCCGTGGGCGGATCGCCGGCCACCGGCCGCCCCGTCGCGGCCGGGGACGGGCACCAGCACGCGCCGGGCGCCGGGGCGCACACGCATCCCGGCGACGGCGACCCGGCGCAGGCGCAGGTGACCGGGACGACGGTCAGCGCCGGCGGCTACACGCTGAAGCCGGTGACGCGGTCCCAGCCGGCCGGCGTGAACGCCGACTACCGGTTCCGGATCGTGGGCGTCGACGGGCAGCCGGAGACGCGCTTCGCGGTCGTGCACGACAAGCCGCTGCACCTGGTCGTGGTGGGCCGGGACCTGGGCGGCTACCAGCACCTGCACCCCACCATGGCCGCCGACGGCACCTGGAGCGTGCCGCTGGCGCTCGAGCGGGCCGGGGGCTACCGCGTCTACGCCGACTTCGCCACGACCGCCGCCGACGGCACCGCACGGCCGCTGGTCCTCGGCGTCGACCACCAGGTCCCCGGCGCGCACACCCCGGCCCCCCTGCCGGCCGCCACGCCGCGGGCGACGACCGGGCCCTTCGAGGTGGAGATGGTGGGCGCCCCGACGGTCGGGGCGACGGTGCCGCTGTCGTTCCGGGTGGGCCGCGCGGGCGGCCCCGCGCCGACGCTGGAACGCTACCTGGGCGCGTACGGGCACCTGGTGGTCGTCCGCGAGGGCGACCTGGGATACGTGCACGTCCACCCGGATCAGGAACTGGTCGACGGGGCGGCCCGGTTCTGGCTGACCGCGCCGGGCCCGAGCCGCTACCGGGCGTTCTTCGACTTCCAGGTCGACGGCAAGGTCCACACCGCCGAGTTCACCCTCGACCTGGGCTGA